The following coding sequences are from one Plasmodium gaboni strain SY75 chromosome 10, whole genome shotgun sequence window:
- a CDS encoding hypothetical protein (conserved Plasmodium protein, unknown function): LFLLCSFFWRNIICDIKELNYEQFYKMLTTEKNNQKKNYILDKSINYKNFKSFQDFLYIKTNEDFVLYVYAKWDTDSNNLISIFREVDRILTEHQIKLNFYIFNIDQAKDLCNFLNITSLPLILYVSSVHKKKYNTLLYKFLNSNKDIKISNAFRYNGDMYCYDYIVEWVEAHYYFTKFILLVKKLFSWKK, encoded by the exons TTGTTTTTGTTATGTTCTTTCTTTTGgagaaatattatatgtgaTATAAAAGAACTTAATTATGAACAATTTTATAAGATGTTGACaacagaaaaaaataatcaaaagaaaaattatattttagataaatcaataaattataagaattttaaatcttttcaagattttttatatataaagacAAATGAAGATTTTGTTTTGTATGTATATGCTAAATGGGACACAGATTCCAA TAATTTGATAAGCATTTTTAGAGAAGTAGATAGAATTTTAACGGAGCAccaaataaaattaaatttctatatttttaatattgaTCAAGCAAAAGATCTATGCAACTTTTTGAATATTACATCGTTGCCTCTGATACTGTATGTTTCCTCAgttcataaaaaaaaatataacacCCTCCTTTATAAATTCTTAAACTCaaataaagatattaaaATAAGCAATGCATTCAg GTATAATGGTGATATGTACTGCTATGATTACATTGTGGAGTGGGTAGAAGCACATTACTATTTTACAAAGTTCATTTTACTAGTGAAAAAGCTTTTTTCttggaaaaaataa
- a CDS encoding hypothetical protein (conserved Plasmodium protein, unknown function): MRIFYLAILYYINSLRESQANSNNFILKNNEQIKTLRRVNTKNRKHDINNFLGFSFVSKEEKKENDKENDKENDKESEKEKNKDKHKEKNKDNNKEKENDEHKDHKNDHNSISLIDKGKEDKSKTKNEKQDKEKNKDEFDEDDNIDDEEDDDDVESDDLKDKSKNKSKNKQDDKKKDDKKKKNSHDVEDDEDEDMNEEEDEENDEDEDHKKKKGKKKKDDDDYDDENDDEEQEEEEKKKKKEKDKEKNNKKNNKKKIKAHEDHHKKNHDHEHHEEHHKQPYKEEHNKKHQEKHDEEHQNNNNHKENIKKEEHHDIPILNNNPLNQMANMAIPNVSQNILPIMDNSIPKMEEKHTPINNEILYDKNNEDIHIPDDIKNEFMKLLRNVVSLNSKNNLYKSQHEHSKEDEKNKLSENPALYNKLFYGQDIHNNSSFFNKIIQHIKKYLMYYIIGVIVFFSLALVMQSSD, encoded by the exons atGAGAATATTCTATTTGGCTATATTGTACTATATTAATTCCTTAAGAGAATCTCAAGCTAATTCAAAC AATTTTATATTGAAGAACaatgaacaaataaaaacCTTAAGAAGAGTTAATACTAAAAATAGAAAAcatgatataaataattttttgg GTTTTTCCTTCGTTTctaaagaagaaaaaaaggaGAACGATAAAGAAAACgataaagaaaatgacAAAGAAAgtgaaaaagaaaaaaataaagacaaacacaaagaaaaaaataaagataataataaagaaaaggAGAATGACGAACACAAAGATCATAAAAATGATCACAATTCCATAAGTTTGATAGATAAAGGAAAAGAGGATAAAAgtaaaacaaaaaatgaaaaacaggataaggaaaaaaataaagatgaaTTTGATGAAGACGACAATATAGATGACGAAGAAGACGATGATGATGTAGAATCTGATgatttaaaagataaatcaaaaaataaaagtaaaaataaacaagacgacaaaaaaaaagatgataaaaaaaaaaaaaattctcATGATGTAGAAGATGATGAGGATGAAGATATGAATGAAGAGGAAGACGAAGAAAACGACGAAGATGAAGATcataaaaagaaaaaaggaaaaaaaaaaaaggatgATGATGATTATGACGATGAGaatgatgatgaagaacaagaagaagaagaaaaaaaaaaaaaaaaagaaaaggataaagaaaaaaataataaaaaaaataacaagaaaaaaataaaagcTCATGAAGATcatcataaaaaaaatcatGACCATGAACATCATGAGGAACATCATAAACAACCATATAAAGAagaacataataaaaaacaCCAGGAAAAACATGATGAAGAAcatcaaaataataacaaccataaagaaaatataaaaaaggagGAACACCATGATATACcaatattaaataataatccACTTAACCAAATGGCAAATATGGCTATTCCAAATGTGTCGCAAAATATACTTCCAATTATGGATAACAGCATACCAAAAATGGAAGAAAAACATACCCCTATAAATAACGAAAT ACTATATGACAAGaataatgaagatataCACATCCCTgatgatattaaaaatgagTTCATGAAATTATTGAGAAATGTTGTTTCCTTAAACAGCAAGAacaatttatataaaagtcAACATGAACATTCAAAagaagatgaaaaaaacAAACTTTCAGAAAATCCAgctttatataataaattattttatggACAAGATATCCATAATAATTCATCATTTTTCAATAAAATCATTcaacatataaaaaaatatctcatgtattatataataggtgttattgtttttttctctCTTGCATTGGTTATGCAATCTTCAGAT tag
- a CDS encoding putative initiation factor 2 subunit family yields the protein MDDKSYSTFAKRKKKKVNGKINKEKFKKNIIKNDKYVKVSTLNKNISKKTFLHTLFKSFIKPYNERNTAFYSILCIINNIYKCTYFNEHRCFICKSLYEDTSKQLEEKKNIYYYYSSDGDDNNFPYNIYYNIRKINLNESNKTSKNSSNSNKIIVTANKNNAKTLNSCLLNECPLFSDTSNLEYADEERKKNDGTTEDYDESKENVKNMTNVENCNKVKMNVTLRHFSNNNKSNNINNNNNKSQNINNNNNNNYNSSENQLCACPVQNFVNVKLNFTNSNQYHFLSHEKSNFVDIYNFKVFDKISMYDKILLDLNQNEIHPNILRTGIFFNKCSITTHNHRNVDLLTALKSFIKDYTLPPYEPINKHMKIVIDKEINYIIMCKKHSVSMGEVIRWFKNMISEHIGKNVLEETKEIITNNINNYIRTKIVIPSINISNYVSNHIIENNDVILIYTFDYDIYLSILKAKRNGKNFEIILVDSEPYKNSYNIKLYTKLGISVTYTLIGGLFYNIRRCTKVLLGIDAIIHNSVYGHVGTSIICMMSNINNVDVYIVCETYKISNKILIDSFSMNNINNNLDIYDYMYMHHYHHHSNPHKCDHKCNKNVEGGTNFNKKLNNFIHSFSDIKKNNILFNNINTKYKKPTVRYVSTSVSAFALKKKAVTKKKKNKKEEWEGDDVSAVNEDKKVKDLNDVKKEDVKNEDVKNVKDVKKMNDIKEQREQLEDELKSSNKTLFNECTASLEDQTRENLKEKESQKLYIQYSNERITNEMKMQYESKIEHCDNYKSSSYTRHIETTKLHESTDTLVKCENTTNNSESNITCFTKNFKEEKTNITDVQEKHVCQMNNINDVEMEKKKLKTKEEKISLNYVKEVNTVSSNSTFTTGSTKSILKQQTYLSHEIKNEKTMVKINYKNISQTISSDNNNNNNSKVINKKNKVFFNLKNDRNNFEQSTYSLNFKNHFDIKSSNINTSTDQNINESDKDQMCCNDICHSICKSIGNVNIKNVCTDKHNDTNLFTSVFSHINKINSNNDKSFYVANICNDVTPLKYINYIVTEVGLYTSSNKNALNAFIHNNI from the coding sequence ATGGATGACAAATCCTATTCAACCTTTGCcaagagaaaaaaaaaaaaggtgaatggaaaaataaataaagagaaatttaaaaagaatattataaagaatGATAAGTATGTAAAAGTATCaacattaaataaaaatattagtAAGAAAACTTTTTTACATACTTTATTTAAAAGTTTTATTAAGCCATATAATGAGAGGAATACAGCATTTTACTctattttatgtattataaataatatttataaatgtaCTTATTTTAATGAACATCGGTGTTTTATTTGTAAATCATTATATGAAGACACATCGAAGCAattagaagaaaaaaaaaatatttattattattatagtAGCGATGGggatgataataatttcccttacaatatatattataatataagaaaaataaatttaaatgaatCCAATAAAACTTCTAAAAATAGTTCAAATAGCAATAAAATTATTGTAACAgcaaataaaaataatgcAAAGACATTGAACAGTTGCTTATTAAATGAATGTCCTCTTTTTAGTGACACGAGTAATTTGGAATACGCTGATGAAGAgagaaagaaaaatgaTGGTACCACAGAAGATTATGATGAAAGTAAagaaaatgtaaaaaatatgacAAATGTGGAAAATTGTAATAAGGTTAAAATGAATGTAACTTTGAGACATTttagtaataataataaaagtaacaacataaataataataataataaaagccaaaacataaataataataataataataattataatagtAGTGAGAACCAACTATGTGCCTGCCCAGTACAAAATTTTGTTAAtgtaaaattaaattttacTAATTCAAATCAATACCATTTCTTATCACATGAAAAAAGTAATTTtgtagatatatataattttaaagTGTTTGATAAAATAAGTATGTATGATAAGATATTATTAGATCTTAATCAAAATGAGATTCATCCGAATATATTAAGGACaggaatattttttaataaatgttCAATAACTACACATAATCATAGGAACGTGGATTTGCTTACTGCTTTAAAATCATTTATTAAAGATTATACATTACCCCCATATGAGCctataaataaacatatgAAAATTGTAATagataaagaaataaattatattattatgtgtAAAAAACATAGTGTTAGTATGGGAGAAGTTATAAGATGgtttaaaaatatgatatcTGAACATATAGGGAAAAATGTTCTAGAAGAGACTAAAGAAATTATAACAAACAATATTAACAATTATATTCGAACAAAAATAGTCATACCttctataaatatatctaattATGTATCAAATCACATTATAGAGAATAATGATgttattttaatatatacatttgattatgatatatatcTTTCAATATTAAAAGCAAAAAGAAATGGGaaaaattttgaaataATTTTAGTTGATTCAGAACCTTATAAaaattcttataatataaaattatataccAAATTAGGAATATCAGTTACTTATACCTTAATTGGTGGcttattttataatattagaAGATGTACAAAAGTGTTATTAGGTATTGATGCAATTATACATAATAGCGTTTATGGGCATGTAGGTACTAGTATCATTTGTATGATGTctaatataaataatgtaGATGTATATATTGTTTGTGAAACGTATAAAATAAGTAATAAAATACTTATTGATAGTTTCAgtatgaataatataaataataatctagatatatatgattatatgtatatgcatcattatcatcatcattcTAATCCCCATAAATGTGATCATAAgtgtaataaaaatgtagaGGGAGGTACCAActttaataaaaaattaaataacTTTATACATTCTTTTTCTGatataaagaaaaacaacattttatttaataatataaatacaaaatataaaaaaccGACCGTTAGATATGTTTCGACCTCCGTATCTGCTTTTGcattgaaaaaaaaagcagtaactaaaaagaaaaaaaataaaaaggaagaaTGGGAAGGGGATGATGTTAGTGCAGTAAATGAGGACAAGAAAGTGAAAGACTTGAATGATGTGAAGAAGGAAGACGTGAAAAATGAAGATGTAAAAAATGTGAAAGACgtgaaaaaaatgaacgACATAAAAGAACAAAGGGAGCAACTTGAGGACGAATTAAAAAGTTCAAACAAAACTTTATTTAACGAATGTACTGCCTCTTTAGAAGACCAAACAAGAGAAAATctaaaagaaaaagaatcacaaaaattatatattcaatacTCAAATGAGCGAATTACTAATGAAATGAAAATGCAATATGAAAGTAAGATAGAACATTGTGATAATTACAAATCATCTTCTTATACACGTCATATAGAAACAACGAAATTACATGAATCTACAGATACATTAGTAAAATGTGAAAATACTACTAATAATAGCGAATCAAATATAACATGCTTTACTAAAAACtttaaagaagaaaaaacaaatataacAGATGTACAAGAAAAACATGTTTGTCAAATGAATAACATAAATGATGTAgaaatggaaaaaaaaaagttgaaaacaaaagaagaaaaaatatcCTTAAATTATGTTAAAGAAGTTAACACTGTTAGTAGTAATAGTACATTTACTACTGGATCAACAAAAAGTATCTTAAAACAACAAACATATTTATCTcatgaaataaaaaatgaaaaaacTATGGTAAAGATcaattataaaaatatatctcAAACTATATCATctgataataataataataataatagtaaagtgattaataaaaaaaataaggtattttttaatttaaagaatgatagaaataattttgaaCAAAGTACGTATTCCTTAAATTTCAAAAATCATTTTGATATTAAATCaagtaatataaatacatcAACAGATCAAAATATCAATGAAAGTGATAAGGATCAGATGTGTTGTAATGATATTTGCCATTCCATCTGTAAGTCTATTGGAAATgtgaatataaaaaatgtttgTACTGATAAACATAATGATActaatttatttacatCTGTATTCtcacatataaataaaattaattcaaataatgataaatcTTTTTATGTAGcaaatatatgtaatgATGTTACCCCTctcaaatatattaattatattgtGACCGAAGTGGGTCTTTATACAAgttcaaataaaaatgcTTTAAATGCttttattcataataatatataa
- a CDS encoding GDP-L-fucose synthase (part of same gene as PGSY75_1014000A~gap found within coding sequence) — protein LLGDGSAVRQFIYNTDVNKILYYILNHYYSKNLTIIKDNIYNIIFSTNLPSNELSIKELANKIKYYLNFDNKIMFDTTKDNGIHKKTSSNDTLMKLLDNSFTFTELDNGLKETIDWFIEEYKNVRK, from the exons atcttTTGGGGGACGGCAGTGCGGTAAGACAATTTATTTACAACACAGatgttaataaaatattatattatatacttaatcactattattcaaaaaatttaacaattataaaagataacatttataatattatattttccaCTAATCTTCCATCAAATG AATTAAGCATAAAGGAACTAGctaataaaattaaatattatttaaattttgataataaaataatg TTTGATACAACAAAGGACAATGGAATTCATAAGAAG ACTTCCAGTAATGACACATTAATGAAGTTGTTGGATAATTCATTTACATTTACTGAATTAGATAATG GATTGAAAGAAACTATTGATTGGTTCATTGAAGAATACAAAAATgtaagaaaataa
- a CDS encoding GDP-L-fucose synthase (part of same gene as PGSY75_1014000B~gap found within coding sequence), translated as MTRICLVTGGTGLLGSSLREVIKNENKNIIEKGNEIIVKSNENKNIITKYIFLSSEMCNLKDYDKSKLVFEKYNFTDIIHFAAHVGGLYANKNNNLDFLINNLEISMNVIKLCHEYSISRGIFTLSTCIFPENCSLPLTEEKIHDGKCHQSNEGYSISKRVLEVLVRFYREKYNYEWICIIPTNIYGKYDNFNLENAHVIPSIIHKMYLAK; from the exons atgacAAGAATTTGTCTTGTAACTGGTGGAACAGGTTTGTTAGGAAGTAGTTTACGTgaagtaataaaaaatgaaaataagaatattatagaaaaaGGAAATGAAATAATTGTCAAGtcaaatgaaaataaaaacattattacaaaatatattttcttaaGTTCGGAAATGTGTAATTTGAAAGATTATGATAAAAGTAAACTTgtttttgaaaaatataattttacTGACATAATACATTTCGCAGCACATGTAGGAGGTTTATATGCAAACAAAAATAACAACTTAGATTTTCTCATTAACAATTTAGAAATTAGTATGAATGTAATTAAACTCTGCCACGAATATTCA atTAGTAGAGGTATTTTTACACTATCTACTTGTATTTTCCCTGAAAATTGTTCTCTACCATTAACTGAAGAAAAAATTCATGATGGTAAATGTCACCAAAGTAACGAAGGATATAGTATATCAAAAAGAGTATTAGAAGTTTTGGTTAGATTTTACagagaaaaatataactaTGAATGGATATGTATAATACCTACAAATATATACGgaaaatatgataattttaatttagAAAATGCGCATGTTATACCATCAATCATACATAAAATGTATCTAGCTAAA
- a CDS encoding hypothetical protein (conserved Plasmodium protein, unknown function), translating into MNRIFYFCLFTILFWLSLVSGENVNNTNGNEKNRKAILLALLKNSLVDNKDYNNSEELKYALEHIQNSELYPKDSKKFDKFIDEFFSYYNIHVKFTDEEKSILHISGVFKEFYVDVDSLNKDEMKEYFKKNHEKGLSLINLIVHSNLMIQQFDHDIMDKKKVHEQNTNTNKTLEYITDNLNDLIKFKNIHLNNNSTGDFIIKLYTNYVNYINPYKTNPLPNTPHYYEHNNYHTKEHYIYDEEIADPNMDNINTHNYKDGFQVITTKEDQKEENEKNGNHENNNAINPKYINYEKSYKKILNAIFEQLDKVNKIFSQNKNNNNSDENENNSESNSGKSELNNENSHSVKLSNSSPVSSNQESLIFPYTYYNPYYMFRLTNSYKENDEDSKNEKNINNNEDNEYGNMSIVLEKIYHILKDSNINENIMIDKMSAPLIMSIIINFMKYMVEKNFNLPVSSKDENNFNKSNNKALLLQQNNKDKPIHKKKEIRNKKIQTKMDEIDEKTKKKISNTIYVNVGQSGINGFFNFFDFREKSIDRNMCDLLHVMEDMKIFDIFQTVIFIQKFTENVCASYCMNITDVLELSHYDMILYDKMVFHFSKDGMLIKTDKKYLFNLKDFENILNLLNINANTIALNCPCKFYSDVNYTYSEQYKMNLKGYLHKINEFDYINNFSASYLLDQLIMFQEKFNYIKMNGELPIDDPKKIYNMNNVHDTAYYHNYRYFPTKDMPNLNDNFYEHLKYPDINTIHIYYNASPVKLNEVNDLKSIIIDEIKSKIFYINSYRVGDQFFPTYSNLGKDDHDLEYSAKNIYKISNERDDNTFNNNNNVDNNKHKDNYNKYKDNNSRYTDNYNKNRDNYNRHKDSNNRNRDNYNRYKDNNYYYNNDDNNNYNERKRYIRKKTYDKLSYFNLPSLKSIYNNKINGESEKFSNDNEVPEQNEWTPLNKPQDYEAFYNEKKYHTSVYETNEEEKENLQKLKDQINIKSDILYNDIEENKNTDDVLLIENITINNGTTTNTIENNKDSNKESENSSTEQNDNNNNNNNKEEDISENNNKSTVTGDSIENPNEQTNGDQHPCTEYNPSKRSINAKYLIFFFKNLHVWKTDLFCQNINYINNYLNSIQYNKTLTFDICYEKNTVTIYFTDNVTYTVKVNLEYLVFLLEKISLIMYVEDLCSLFETDKKRNYKNLTKFLENTERINTFIRNHMMLSNEQFVNKNKYAKELAGISISNLFYPKKDIILRSTPYNNIILDEKDIYQTIFIYMDDMLTEKMVNDTSITPYAFVVYTKSKKDPQGNNFKIEQNKHITKYSRSAIDKYIHYEYKKISENLNNFFMESNSNVPQYNGNYKEYTIIVYNDNPSMANIVLTTTINVFNVSFLQSIMEMLLNIKANQQFFSYKGKFIPVNAFITLENKINYIFFNYIPLENYVNNGHAIEFENS; encoded by the coding sequence atgaatcgaatattttatttttgtttgtttACTATTTTGTTCTGGCTATCTCTTGTATCTGGTGaaaatgttaataatacaaaCGGCAATGAGAAAAATAGGAAAGCTATTTTATTAGctttattaaaaaattcattAGTAGATAATAAGGATTATAACAATAGTGAAGAGCTAAAGTATGCATTGGAACATATTCAGAATTCTGAATTATATCCAAAGGATTCCAAAAAATTTGACAAATTTATTGATGAATTTTTTagttattataatattcatgTAAAATTTActgatgaagaaaaaagCATATTACATATATCAGGTGTTTTCAAAGAATTCTATGTAGATGTAGACAGTTTAAATAAAGATGAAATGaaagaatattttaagaaaaatCATGAAAAGGGTCTTTctttaattaatttaatcGTTCATAGTAATTTAATGATTCAACAATTTGATCATGATATTAtggataaaaaaaaagtacaTGAACAAAACAcaaatacaaataaaactttagaatatataactgataatttaaatgatctaattaaattcaaaaatattcatttaaataataattccACTGGAgattttattatcaaattatatacaaattatGTGAATTATATTAACCCTTATAAAACGAACCCTTTACCAAATACACCACATTATTACgaacataataattatcatactaaagaacattatatatacgACGAGGAAATAGCTGATCCAAATATGgacaatataaatacacaCAATTATAAAGATGGTTTTCAAGTAATAACTACAAAAGAAGATcaaaaagaagaaaatgaaaaaaacGGAAACcatgaaaataataatgcAATTAATCCTAAATATATCAATTATGAAAAatcttataaaaaaatattgaatGCTATATTTGAACAATTAGATAAGgtaaataaaatattttcacaaaataaaaataataataacagtgatgaaaatgaaaataattctGAATCAAATTCTGGAAAATcagaattaaataatgaaaatagCCATTCTGTAAAATTATCCAATTCATCACCTGTTTCATCTAACCAAGAATCTTTAATCTTTCCATATACTTATTACAACCCATATTATATGTTCAGACTAACTAATAgttataaagaaaatgatgaagattcgaaaaatgaaaaaaacatcaacaataatgaagataatGAGTATGGAAATATGAGCATAGTTTTGGAGAAAATATAccatatattaaaagattctaatattaatgaaaatattatgatcGATAAAATGTCAGCACCACTTATAATGtctattattataaattttatgaaatatatggttgaaaaaaattttaacCTTCCAGTCTCATCGAAggatgaaaataattttaataaatcaaataataaagcattattattacaacaaaataataaagataaaccaatacataaaaaaaaagaaattagaaataaaaaaatacaaacAAAAATGGATGAAATAGATGAAAAgacaaaaaagaaaatttcAAATACTATTTATGTAAATGTTGGACAAAGTGGCATTAATGGATTTTTTAACTTTTTTGATTTTAGAGAAAAATCTATAGATCGAAATATGTGCGATTTGTTACATGTAATGGAAgatatgaaaatatttgaTATTTTCCAAActgttatatttattcaaaaATTTACAGAAAATGTATGTGCATCTTATTGTATGAATATTACCGATGTGCTAGAATTATCACACTATgatatgatattatatgataaaatgGTTTTCCATTTTAGTAAGGATGGTATGCTGATAAAGACGgataagaaatatttatttaatttaaaagatttcgaaaatatacttaatcttttaaatataaatgcTAATACCATAGCATTAAATTGCCCTTGTAAATTTTATTCCGATGttaattatacatattctgaacaatataaaatgaatttaaaaGGATATCTccataaaataaatgaatttgattatattaataatttttcagCATCTTATCTTTTAGATCAATTAATAATGTTCCAAGAgaaatttaattatattaaaatgaatGGAGAACTACCTATAGATGatccaaaaaaaatatataatatgaataatgtACATGATACAgcatattatcataattatagATATTTCCCAACCAAAGATATGCcaaatttaaatgataatttttatgaacaCCTTAAATATCCTGATATAAATactattcatatttattataatgcTTCTCCAgttaaattaaatgaagtaaatgatttaaaaagtataattattgatgaaataaaatccaaaattttctatattaatTCTTATAGAGTAGGAGATCAATTTTTCCCAACATATAGTAATTTAGGAAAGGATGATCATGATTTAGAATATTCAgcaaaaaatatttataaaatatctaATGAACGTGACGATAATACATTcaataataacaacaatGTGGATAACAATAAACATAAGGacaattataataaatataaagataacAATAGCAGATATACAGAtaattataacaaaaatagAGATAACTATAATAGACACAAAGATAGCAATAACAGAAATAGGGATAATTACAACAgatataaagataataattactattataataatgatgataataataactATAATGAAAGAAAACGTTATAtcagaaaaaaaacatacGATAAATTGAGTTATTTTAATTTACCAAGCTTGAAATctatttataataataaaattaatgGAGAAAGTGAAAAATTCTCAAATGATAATGAAGTACCTGAACAAAATGAATGGACTCCTTTAAATAAACCACAAGATTATGAAGCAttttataatgaaaaaaaatatcatacAAGTGTATATGAAACtaatgaagaagaaaaggaaaattTACAAAAATTGAAGGATCAAATTAACATAAAATCagatattttatataatgatattgaagaaaataaaaatactGATGATGTCTTAttaatagaaaatattacTATAAATAATGGAACTACAACAAATACaattgaaaataataaggaTAGTAATAAGGAAAGTGAAAATTCTAGCACCgaacaaaatgataataataataataataataataaggaaGAAGATATAAGTGAGAACAATAACAAATCAACAGTTACAGGTGACAGTATAGAAAATCCTAATGAACAAACAAATGGTGATCAACACCCATGCACTGAATATAATCCAAGCAAAAGATCTATTAATGCAAAATATTtgattttcttttttaaaaatcTTCATGTATGGAAAACAGATTTATTTTGCCagaatataaattatattaataacTATTTAAATAGtatacaatataataaaaccCTCACATTTGATATATgttatgaaaaaaatacagtaactatatattttactGATAATGTTACTTATACTGTGAAAGTAAACTTAGAATATcttgtatttttattagaaaaaatatcattGATAATGTATGTAGAAGATTTATGTTCTCTCTTTGAAACtgataaaaaaagaaattataaaaatttaacTAAATTCTTAGAAAATACAGAACGTATAAATACATTCATAAGAAATCATATGATGTTGTCAAATGAACAatttgtaaataaaaataaatatgcAAAGGAATTAGCAGGCATATCTATATCTAATCTCTTTTATCctaaaaaagatattattttaaGATCTACACCttataacaatattatattagatgaaaaagatatataccaaactatttttatttatatggATGATATGTTAACAGAAAAAATGGTAAATGATACAAGTATTACACCTTATGCATTTGTAGTCTATACTAAATCAAAAAAAGACCCTCAAggaaataattttaaaattgAACAAAATAAGCATATAACCAAATATTCTAGAAGTGCAattgataaatatattcattatgaatacaaaaaaatttcaGAAAACctaaataatttttttatggAATCGAATTCAAATGTTCCTCAATATAATggaaattataaagaatatacaataattgtttataatgataatcCATCTATGGCTAATATTGTACTTACTACTACAATTAATGTATTCAATGTTTCTTTCCTACAAAGCATAATGGAAAtgttattaaatattaaagcCAACCAACAGTTCTTTTCTTATAAAGGAAAATTCATACCAGTCAATGCATTCATTActttagaaaataaaatcaaTTACATATTCTTTAATTATATACCACTTGAAAATTATGTTAATAATGGACATGCAATAGAATTTGAAAATTCATAG